The Zavarzinella sp. genome includes a window with the following:
- a CDS encoding uracil-DNA glycosylase, which produces MQAGLFDEVPNEPRELPPLGAEWLDALTDEFSQDYWHTLHEFVAAERESQTVYPPAEQVFTAFQWTPLSQVRVVILGQDPYPGKGQGHGLAFSVLPGVRIPASLRNIYQELQDDLGIAPVKHGFLESWAKQGVFMLNTVLTVRDGKPNSHKGKGWEKFTDQVLKCINDRLPDTVIVLWGASAQKKKQILTSKELTLIESAHPSPLSAHSGFFGSKPFSAINRALTEKGKPPIDWQLPTSV; this is translated from the coding sequence GTGCAGGCAGGACTATTCGACGAAGTACCAAATGAACCACGTGAACTTCCCCCACTGGGTGCCGAGTGGCTTGACGCGCTAACAGATGAATTTTCGCAGGATTACTGGCACACATTACATGAATTTGTCGCAGCAGAACGCGAAAGCCAAACGGTGTATCCTCCTGCAGAGCAAGTGTTTACGGCATTTCAATGGACACCGCTTTCCCAGGTGCGGGTGGTAATTCTGGGGCAGGACCCCTACCCAGGGAAAGGACAGGGCCACGGCCTGGCATTCTCCGTGCTGCCTGGTGTCCGCATCCCCGCTTCATTGCGAAATATCTATCAGGAATTGCAGGATGACCTGGGTATCGCACCGGTCAAGCATGGATTTTTGGAAAGCTGGGCAAAACAGGGGGTGTTTATGCTCAACACTGTGCTGACGGTTCGGGACGGCAAGCCCAACTCTCACAAAGGCAAAGGGTGGGAAAAATTCACCGATCAGGTCTTGAAGTGCATTAATGATCGCCTGCCAGACACCGTGATTGTCCTGTGGGGTGCGTCTGCACAGAAAAAGAAGCAAATCCTTACCAGCAAAGAACTTACGCTGATCGAATCGGCCCACCCGTCGCCACTGTCTGCCCACAGTGGCTTTTTTGGCAGTAAACCGTTTTCGGCTATCAACCGGGCGTTAACGGAAAAAGGAAAACCACCCATCGACTGGCAATTGCCCACGAGCGTTTAA